A genomic segment from Glycine max cultivar Williams 82 chromosome 1, Glycine_max_v4.0, whole genome shotgun sequence encodes:
- the LOC102664178 gene encoding uncharacterized protein — MVKFLFLSFLLANTLLSLTNATNQPQIIFQSFSAPSSNPPSQSPSSGQRPRTSEPSIGRKLGMHRHNQIRSSDTKSPTPSEAPQSEKKMHSISEGSIPSHQRTSIEPHDGEVLGSHHGQVHLSKQRHHSFDKSRAGAGVILVGLATTFLVSVFCYIRATRRNKLETTA; from the coding sequence atggttaagtttcttttcttaaGCTTTCTTTTAGCAAATACCCTTTTGAGTCTAACCAATGCAACAAACCAACCTCAAATCATTTTCCAATCTTTTTCAGCACCGTCTTCAAACCCTCCTTCTCAGAGTCCATCTAGTGGCCAAAGACCACGCACATCAGAACCCTCTATTGGAAGGAAACTTGGTATGCACCGACATAACCAAATCAGGTCCTCTGACACCAAAAGTCCTACCCCATCTGAAGCACCACAAAGTGAAAAGAAGATGCACTCTATTTCTGAAGGGAGCATTCCTAGTCATCAGAGAACTTCTATTGAACCACATGATGGAGAAGTTTTGGGTTCTCATCATGGCCAGGTCCATTTGTCAAAGCAGCGCCACCACTCATTTGACAAGTCCAGAGCTGGAGCAGGAGTTATTCTTGTTGGGCTTGCTACCACATTTTTGGTGTCAGTTTTCTGTTATATAAGAGCCACTAGAAGGAACAAGCTAGAAACAACAGCTTAG